The following is a genomic window from Alphaproteobacteria bacterium LSUCC0396.
TGACGGGGTTGAAAAGCAGATTATCTGGGCTGGTGAAGCCGGCGTAAAAACACCAATTTCGATTGTCTATTTTCATGGATTTACCGCGACCTCAAAAGAAATTCGCCCAGTGCCAGACAAGCTGGCTGCTGGCCTGGGGGCAAATCTCTATCTTGGCCGATTTGCCGGACATGGCCGCGCCCCGATGGCGATGGCTGAGGTGACTGTTGCGCACTGGATGGATGATGTAGGCGAAGCCGTTGAGATTGGTGGTCAGATTGGCGAGAAGGTAATTATTCTGGCAACATCAACCGGCGGCACGCTGGCGGCTGCGGCCGCCCTCGATACGGCGGCGATGGAAAAAATTGCTGGAATCATTTTTATCTCGCCAAATTTTGCCATCCAGAGCCGTGCAGCCAGTCTGTTGACCTGGCCCTTTGCACGGCAATGGGTGCCGCTGGTTGTTGGATCGTGGCAAAAGGGTAATCCCCGCAATGAACAGCATGCCCGCTATTGGACAATTGATTATCCAACCACTGCGCTGATACCAATGGCGGCGATTGTTAGGGCGGTGGATGCGCAATCATTTGCCGATGTGCAAATCCCCGCCTTGTTTTATTACAGCCTTGAAGATCAGGTAGTGGTGCCGGAAAAAACTGCTGCCTTTGCAAAATCTTGGGGTGGTCCCGCCACGACCATTATTGCCCGCATGACGGCCGCTGATGATAAATTTGCCCATATTATTGCTGGCGATATTGTGTCACCAAACCAAACGCAAGCGGCGGTCGCGCATTTTCTTGCTTGGGTAAAAGATCTTTAAACAATCTTTGCGTGAATAATCCCAATCGGGTGATGGTTGGGTTGTTGATTTACGCGTTCTTTGCTCACAGCCTCTTGATTTTCTCACGCAACCTAGTGAGCATAGACCATCATAATTAATTGGCCACCGGTTATCTAGCGGCAAATCCTTCAAAGGCAAAGCAATGCACCCATCCGACGATCGCGAGCAACTACCAGAGACAACTTATAGATCCTTGATAGGCTCGCCGGCAATTGATTTTGCGGCACGGTCAACAATGGGCGAGGTGCGCTTATCGGCGCTTGCTGGCCGCTGGATTTTGCTGTTTTGCCATCCGGCCGATTTTACCCCTGTTTGCACATCCGAATTTGTTGCGCTGGCACGCGAACAGGATAAGTTTGCCGAAATGGATGTACAGCTTTTGGGGCTGTCGGTTGATAGTGTATATAGCCATATGGGCTGGGTCGAATGGATCGAAACTGAATTTGACCTAAGCGTCAAATTTCCGGTGATCGAAGATGTGTCGATGGATATTGCCCGCGCCTATGGCATGATTGACAGCCACAGTGACACCACATCGACAGTACGCGCTTGTATGTTTATTGACCCTGCGCAAAAGGTGCAGGCGCTAATCCATTATCCGATGCATATTGGCCGGTCTGTTGATGAATTGCTGCGCGTGCAGCGCGCCCTCATCGACACCTATCAAACGCCAAGGGCAGCACCGGCAAATTGGAAACCGGGTGATGCTTTTATGCAATCTGCGGCTGATGCCGTATCTGGTGGCACCAAAGGCTGGCTTCAACGGGTGATGCGGTCAATCTCGAAATAATTACAAC
Proteins encoded in this region:
- a CDS encoding alpha/beta hydrolase, which produces MTRKAVKAGLAGLAFLILGIWLFGAREPVRLTISLDRSEAQNQMQKAGLDAYLAEREGRFDDIIDGVEKQIIWAGEAGVKTPISIVYFHGFTATSKEIRPVPDKLAAGLGANLYLGRFAGHGRAPMAMAEVTVAHWMDDVGEAVEIGGQIGEKVIILATSTGGTLAAAAALDTAAMEKIAGIIFISPNFAIQSRAASLLTWPFARQWVPLVVGSWQKGNPRNEQHARYWTIDYPTTALIPMAAIVRAVDAQSFADVQIPALFYYSLEDQVVVPEKTAAFAKSWGGPATTIIARMTAADDKFAHIIAGDIVSPNQTQAAVAHFLAWVKDL
- a CDS encoding peroxiredoxin — its product is MHPSDDREQLPETTYRSLIGSPAIDFAARSTMGEVRLSALAGRWILLFCHPADFTPVCTSEFVALAREQDKFAEMDVQLLGLSVDSVYSHMGWVEWIETEFDLSVKFPVIEDVSMDIARAYGMIDSHSDTTSTVRACMFIDPAQKVQALIHYPMHIGRSVDELLRVQRALIDTYQTPRAAPANWKPGDAFMQSAADAVSGGTKGWLQRVMRSISK